From Anabaena sphaerica FACHB-251, one genomic window encodes:
- a CDS encoding GMC oxidoreductase, with protein MSQKLNRRRFIQSSAAAAASIGISTIRTSAASVDKYIEAIVIGSGFGGAVASLRLGQAGIETIVLERGRRWQITDAGDTFCTTNNPDGRAAWLSSNTILPPPVPAFPIDVYTGVLDVKRGNGINAYLGAGVGGGSLIYGGITYQPTEELFYRVFPRTINYSELDRVYYPRVRSILKASPIPDDILQTEYYLASRILMEQAAKAGLQSTKIDIAFDWDIIRQEIAGEKVASIINGQIYYGANSGAKNSLERNYLSMAEATGNVEIRPLHIVTTIEESDRGRYRVVCNQINEQGAVVVQKSFVCRYLFLAAGSIGTTELLLRAKTNGTLRRLNNQVGKAWGTNSDSTALMINAAQTNPSFGSPGVISIEHLDNPIAPIILEPFQSIPFVPQGILPVLGQGISKPDGYFNYNVLTQSADLFWPGDSADRQKNAQALQYTYQLLNQANGTSLAGLPDYSSTAHPLGGATIGQVCNTHGQVFGYPNLFVVDGSLIPGSTACANPSLTIAALAERSMDHFVNRIPS; from the coding sequence ATGTCACAAAAGCTAAATCGTCGTCGGTTTATTCAATCATCGGCGGCAGCAGCAGCAAGCATAGGTATATCCACTATTCGTACTTCAGCTGCTAGTGTTGATAAGTATATTGAAGCAATAGTAATTGGTAGTGGTTTTGGTGGTGCGGTTGCTTCATTACGTCTCGGTCAGGCAGGAATCGAAACAATAGTATTAGAACGGGGAAGACGATGGCAAATTACAGATGCAGGTGATACTTTTTGTACAACAAATAATCCAGATGGTCGCGCTGCTTGGCTTAGTTCTAATACGATTTTACCTCCACCAGTTCCAGCATTTCCCATTGATGTATATACAGGTGTTCTTGATGTTAAAAGAGGCAATGGAATTAATGCCTATTTAGGCGCTGGTGTGGGAGGTGGTTCGCTAATCTATGGTGGTATTACTTATCAACCAACAGAAGAACTATTTTACAGAGTCTTTCCACGTACTATTAACTACTCTGAACTAGACCGGGTTTATTACCCACGAGTACGTTCTATTCTCAAAGCATCCCCTATACCGGATGATATTTTACAAACTGAATACTATTTAGCAAGCCGTATCCTAATGGAACAAGCAGCCAAAGCTGGTCTACAATCAACTAAAATTGATATCGCTTTTGATTGGGATATTATTCGTCAGGAAATTGCTGGTGAAAAGGTTGCTTCCATTATTAATGGTCAGATTTATTATGGTGCAAATAGTGGTGCTAAAAACAGCTTAGAAAGAAACTATTTAAGTATGGCAGAAGCCACTGGCAACGTCGAAATTCGACCTTTACACATAGTCACGACAATTGAGGAATCAGACCGTGGGCGTTACCGGGTTGTCTGCAATCAAATCAATGAACAAGGAGCAGTAGTTGTTCAAAAATCCTTTGTTTGTCGCTATCTGTTTTTAGCTGCTGGATCAATTGGCACTACTGAACTATTGCTTCGTGCTAAAACCAATGGTACTTTGCGCCGACTGAATAATCAGGTAGGAAAGGCTTGGGGGACAAATTCAGACTCAACTGCTTTAATGATTAATGCTGCTCAGACTAATCCATCTTTTGGAAGTCCTGGTGTGATATCAATTGAGCATCTTGATAACCCTATTGCTCCAATCATACTTGAGCCATTTCAGAGCATTCCTTTTGTACCACAAGGTATTCTTCCTGTTCTTGGTCAAGGAATCTCTAAGCCAGATGGCTATTTTAATTACAATGTTTTAACGCAATCAGCGGATTTGTTCTGGCCTGGCGACTCAGCAGATAGACAGAAAAATGCTCAGGCTCTCCAGTACACTTATCAACTTCTCAATCAAGCTAACGGTACAAGTTTAGCTGGTTTACCTGATTACAGTAGCACGGCGCACCCTCTTGGTGGTGCAACTATTGGACAGGTTTGTAATACTCATGGACAAGTCTTTGGTTATCCTAACTTGTTTGTTGTTGATGGTTCTCTTATCCCCGGTTCAACAGCTTGTGCAAATCCCTCACTAACTATTGCTGCTTTGGCAGAAAGAAGTATGGATCACTTTGTTAACCGTATTCCTTCTTAG